A single bacterium BMS3Abin02 DNA region contains:
- the trpS gene encoding tryptophan--tRNA ligase, which yields MERKTVFSGIQPTGGIHIGNYLGALRNWARLQDDYDAIYCVVDLHAITVDYDPEEFRQIRLNTAKLLMAVGIDPDRSLLYYQSQVREHVELAWLLATITSLGQLNRMTQFKEKADKGGENLGLYAYPVLMASDILIHKANYVPVGEDQTQHLEVTRDLAQRFNARFGEEFPIPEQITPEIGARVMSLKDPTAKMSKSAPDASSRIHIVDPADVIRKKFKTAVTDSGHEIEYETLKKPGISNLLDILALFTGRPIDDLVAQYHDMPYGYFKEIVAEAVVEGLAPVREAYESLDDVEVEAVMRRGTVVARERAEKKMASVRAKMGL from the coding sequence GTGGAACGTAAGACCGTCTTCTCCGGGATCCAGCCCACCGGAGGGATCCATATCGGCAACTATCTGGGGGCGTTGCGCAATTGGGCGCGTCTGCAGGATGACTACGACGCGATCTACTGTGTCGTCGATCTGCATGCCATCACGGTCGACTACGACCCGGAGGAATTCCGGCAGATCCGCCTCAACACGGCGAAACTGCTGATGGCCGTCGGCATCGACCCGGACCGGTCATTGCTCTACTACCAGAGCCAGGTGCGCGAGCACGTCGAACTCGCATGGCTGCTGGCGACGATCACCTCGCTGGGTCAGCTCAACCGGATGACACAGTTCAAGGAAAAGGCCGACAAGGGCGGCGAGAATCTGGGCCTCTACGCGTATCCGGTGTTGATGGCGAGCGACATTCTGATCCACAAAGCCAACTACGTCCCGGTAGGGGAGGACCAGACGCAGCATCTGGAGGTGACCCGCGACCTCGCACAGCGGTTCAACGCCCGCTTCGGCGAGGAGTTCCCGATTCCCGAACAGATCACACCGGAGATCGGTGCCAGAGTGATGTCGCTCAAGGATCCGACGGCCAAGATGTCGAAGTCGGCTCCGGATGCGAGCTCGAGGATTCACATCGTGGATCCGGCGGACGTGATCCGCAAGAAGTTCAAGACGGCCGTGACCGATTCCGGTCATGAGATCGAGTACGAGACGCTGAAGAAGCCGGGTATCTCCAACCTGCTCGACATCCTCGCGCTGTTCACCGGCCGGCCGATCGACGATCTCGTCGCTCAGTACCACGACATGCCCTACGGGTACTTCAAAGAGATCGTCGCCGAGGCGGTGGTCGAAGGGCTCGCCCCCGTCCGAGAAGCGTACGAGTCGCTCGACGATGTCGAAGTGGAGGCCGTCATGCGCCGTGGCACCGTGGTTGCCCGCGAGCGGGCCGAGAAAAAGATGGCCTCGGTCCGAGCCAAGATGGGATTGTGA
- a CDS encoding CAAX amino terminal protease self- immunity, which yields MNGCYPLRRLSRVGHRLRVSGPTELLHERRKIQDFLHPLPSRPVIDQTPQRRFTYVDFILVFAAGLLTSIIATIAAVAAGAIPLDELTTGIPSRAVFWIILPAQVFGQLLALAWIAQRKATGKLSTDYGLLVKIRDIWYLLVGGALLIGLGLALSPLAQALGIDQSPQDVVQAVAGVSDAASRIVVLLGVVVLSPVIEELWFRGLLLRTLLQKRSVVSAIIIQALVFAAFHLLDAGAIQAAAVVIPELFIVGSILGYLAVRSGNLSRSIFTHAGFNLITTLALFYAPNLPF from the coding sequence ATGAATGGATGCTATCCACTTCGCCGGTTGTCGCGTGTCGGCCATCGGCTGCGAGTCTCCGGGCCAACGGAACTTCTGCACGAACGACGCAAGATCCAAGACTTCCTCCACCCGCTACCCTCACGGCCTGTGATCGACCAGACTCCACAACGCCGCTTCACGTACGTCGACTTCATCCTCGTCTTCGCCGCCGGACTCCTCACCTCGATCATCGCGACGATCGCAGCCGTTGCTGCCGGAGCGATCCCCCTCGATGAGTTGACGACGGGCATCCCCTCGCGGGCGGTATTCTGGATCATCCTCCCCGCGCAGGTGTTCGGTCAGTTGCTTGCTCTTGCGTGGATCGCCCAGCGGAAGGCCACCGGGAAACTCTCCACCGACTACGGCCTGCTCGTGAAGATCCGTGACATCTGGTACCTGCTCGTCGGTGGCGCGCTGCTGATCGGGCTCGGTCTCGCCCTCTCACCCCTCGCCCAGGCGCTCGGCATCGACCAGAGCCCCCAGGATGTCGTGCAGGCCGTAGCCGGCGTCTCTGATGCCGCCTCGAGAATCGTCGTGCTGCTCGGCGTAGTCGTCCTCAGCCCGGTCATCGAGGAGCTCTGGTTTCGTGGACTGCTCCTCCGCACACTCCTCCAGAAGCGCTCGGTGGTGTCGGCGATCATCATCCAGGCGCTGGTGTTCGCTGCGTTCCACCTTCTCGACGCCGGCGCGATCCAAGCCGCCGCCGTAGTCATCCCGGAACTCTTCATCGTCGGATCGATCCTCGGCTACCTTGCCGTTCGGTCCGGCAATCTCAGTCGGTCGATCTTCACGCACGCCGGGTTCAACCTGATCACCACACTTGCGCTGTTCTACGCCCCGAACCTGCCGTTCTGA
- a CDS encoding putative oxidoreductase/MSMEI_1564: MEIEIGIGKSGRQAYGFDDIAIVPSRRTRDPEDVDISWQFDAFNFDLPMLGSAMDSAISPATAKEISRLGGLGVLNLEGLWTRHEDPMPLFEEIATLSSSTATRRMQEIYAEPIKRELIGRRIEEMRTSGGITAASLTPQRVRDYAKLTVDAGLDVLVVQGTVVSAEHVSTRAEPLDLREFIADFDLPVVVGGCASHSTALHLMRTGAVGILVGVGPGAACTTRGVLGIGVPQATAIADAAGARIRYLDETGRYVHVIADGGMRRGGDIAKAIACGADAVMIGSPLAGAAEAPGRGFHWGMATFHPTLPRGARVEVGTLGTLEEILVGPAYENDGRRNLFGALRVSMATTGYRDLKEFQKAEVMIAPSLQTEGKALQRSQKVGMG, from the coding sequence GTGGAGATCGAGATCGGGATCGGAAAATCAGGGCGACAGGCATACGGTTTCGATGACATCGCAATCGTTCCCAGTCGCAGGACCAGAGATCCCGAAGACGTCGATATCTCCTGGCAGTTCGACGCGTTCAACTTCGACCTCCCGATGCTCGGTTCGGCGATGGATTCGGCCATCAGCCCTGCGACGGCGAAGGAGATCAGCAGACTCGGGGGACTCGGGGTTCTCAACCTCGAAGGTCTCTGGACCCGGCACGAAGACCCGATGCCGCTGTTCGAAGAGATCGCCACGCTGTCCAGCAGCACGGCTACGCGCAGGATGCAGGAGATCTACGCAGAACCCATCAAGCGGGAACTGATCGGAAGACGAATCGAGGAGATGCGCACATCCGGCGGCATCACGGCCGCCAGCCTGACTCCCCAGAGAGTGCGCGACTACGCGAAGCTGACCGTGGACGCCGGGCTCGACGTGCTCGTGGTCCAAGGCACCGTTGTGTCTGCCGAGCATGTCTCGACCCGCGCGGAGCCGCTGGATCTGCGCGAGTTCATAGCCGACTTCGACCTCCCCGTGGTCGTCGGAGGATGCGCTTCCCACTCGACGGCCCTGCATCTCATGCGCACCGGCGCGGTCGGCATTCTCGTAGGTGTCGGTCCCGGTGCCGCTTGTACGACGAGGGGTGTGCTCGGCATCGGGGTCCCGCAAGCCACGGCGATCGCCGACGCCGCCGGAGCGAGGATCCGGTATCTGGACGAGACCGGCCGCTACGTTCATGTGATCGCCGACGGAGGGATGCGCCGCGGCGGAGACATCGCCAAGGCCATCGCATGTGGCGCCGACGCGGTGATGATCGGTTCCCCGCTGGCCGGCGCCGCGGAAGCGCCCGGGCGGGGTTTCCATTGGGGGATGGCGACGTTCCACCCGACGTTGCCCCGCGGGGCACGCGTCGAAGTCGGCACGCTCGGCACCCTCGAAGAGATCCTCGTCGGCCCGGCGTACGAGAATGACGGCCGCAGGAACCTCTTCGGTGCCCTACGGGTCTCGATGGCGACGACCGGGTACCGGGATCTCAAGGAATTCCAGAAGGCAGAAGTGATGATCGCCCCGTCTCTGCAGACCGAAGGCAAGGCGCTGCAGCGATCCCAGAAGGTCGGAATGGGTTGA
- the guaA_2 gene encoding GMP synthase [glutamine-hydrolyzing], with the protein MTLQREYGQASTGDFDRVLIVDLGAQYAQLIARRVREAHVFSEIVPRDITAAEIVARAPTGVILSGGPASVYAEDAYEIDPKIFDVDVPILGICYGHQLIASALGGEVARTGAAEYGKAALEITDRSLLFTELPDHQDVWMSHGDAVVAAPPGFRVTASTPGSPVAAMESEDRRLFGVQFHPEVGHTPRGTDMLKRFLFDVCGVRPSWTSHSIIEQSVEAIRSQVGGEKVICGLSGGVDSSVAAALVHHAVGDQLTCVFIDHGLLRAGEAEQVDETFREAFQINLVHVDAQDRFLDRLAGVIDPESKRKIIGETFIRVFEEVAADLTDTPFLVQGTLYPDIIESGTKDAARIKSHHNVGGLPEDMQFELVEPLRDLFKDEVRTIGAELGLPEEIVWRQPFPGPGLAVRIIGEVTRERLAILQAADAIVIEEVRRAGMYRELWQSFAVLPAVRTVGVQGDGRTYAYPIVVRAVTSDDAMTADWARLPYEVLERISSRVINEVPGVNRVAYDISSKPPATIEWE; encoded by the coding sequence TTGACCTTGCAGCGGGAGTACGGCCAGGCGTCCACCGGTGATTTCGACAGGGTGCTGATCGTCGATCTCGGGGCCCAGTACGCCCAGCTGATCGCCAGACGAGTCCGTGAGGCCCACGTCTTCTCGGAGATCGTTCCAAGGGACATCACGGCGGCCGAGATCGTCGCCCGAGCCCCGACCGGGGTGATCCTCTCGGGAGGCCCGGCCTCGGTGTACGCAGAGGATGCCTACGAGATCGATCCGAAGATCTTCGACGTCGACGTTCCGATCCTCGGCATCTGCTACGGGCATCAACTCATCGCCTCCGCGCTCGGCGGCGAAGTGGCGAGAACGGGTGCAGCCGAGTATGGCAAGGCGGCACTCGAGATCACGGATCGGTCACTGCTGTTCACCGAGCTTCCCGACCATCAGGACGTGTGGATGAGCCACGGCGACGCCGTCGTCGCGGCTCCGCCGGGGTTTCGGGTGACGGCTTCGACACCGGGGTCGCCGGTAGCGGCGATGGAGTCTGAGGATCGTCGCCTGTTCGGTGTGCAGTTCCATCCAGAGGTCGGGCACACCCCTCGGGGCACCGACATGCTCAAGCGGTTCCTGTTCGACGTGTGCGGTGTCCGACCGTCCTGGACGAGCCACTCGATCATCGAGCAGTCGGTCGAAGCCATCCGTTCTCAGGTTGGAGGCGAGAAGGTGATCTGCGGGCTTTCGGGCGGGGTGGACTCTTCGGTCGCCGCAGCACTCGTGCACCATGCGGTCGGCGATCAGCTCACCTGCGTGTTCATCGATCACGGCCTGCTACGAGCGGGCGAGGCGGAGCAGGTGGACGAGACGTTTCGAGAAGCTTTCCAGATCAATCTGGTTCACGTGGACGCCCAGGACCGGTTTCTCGACCGCCTGGCTGGGGTCATCGACCCGGAATCCAAGCGCAAGATCATCGGGGAGACGTTCATTCGCGTGTTCGAGGAAGTCGCCGCGGATCTCACCGACACGCCGTTTCTCGTCCAGGGGACGTTGTATCCGGACATCATCGAGTCGGGGACGAAAGACGCTGCGCGTATCAAGAGTCACCACAACGTCGGAGGGCTGCCCGAGGACATGCAGTTCGAGCTCGTCGAGCCGCTCAGGGACCTGTTCAAAGACGAGGTGCGAACGATCGGCGCCGAACTCGGGTTGCCGGAGGAGATCGTCTGGCGACAGCCGTTCCCCGGCCCCGGCCTGGCCGTGCGCATCATCGGGGAGGTGACGCGTGAGCGCCTGGCGATTCTGCAGGCTGCCGACGCGATCGTTATCGAAGAGGTGCGTCGGGCAGGGATGTATCGAGAGTTGTGGCAGTCATTCGCCGTGCTGCCTGCGGTGCGAACCGTCGGCGTGCAAGGAGACGGACGTACGTATGCGTACCCCATCGTCGTGCGTGCCGTGACCTCGGATGACGCAATGACGGCCGACTGGGCACGTCTGCCCTACGAAGTACTGGAACGGATCTCGTCCCGGGTGATCAACGAGGTCCCGGGAGTCAACCGGGTTGCCTACGACATCTCCTCCAAACCTCCTGCGACGATCGAGTGGGAGTGA
- the frzE gene encoding gliding motility regulatory protein → MDLSSDAELLAIFREELTSRAEHLVEGARALRRGGVDPRYASDLFRDAHTIKGSSRMMGFEALGEAGEVLEFAWRSIADGSQGGAIADLAACLEKAASLLIPTLDADPLEGTSQLREAIAAVKKPVSVPEPESTDAVDPPAANLSTPADLGGLLSAVERGLIGSATRVDTNKLYRMINRAAEARLDADALSDAVRALRLTAGNPREVASLAARWESAVESMDDAVRDLQDRALELVSERFGVITSTFPQFVHYLARRTGKEVHLELTGAEVEVDRQILEHLREPLRHLVVNAVDHGIESPAERAEAGKPTTGRVVVRAAASDGQLRISVEDDGRGIDWSVVRNAAIAREINPGEVGSDLSGLLFRSGFSTVAEPSDLSGDGAGLALVAELADHVNGGITIESRPGAGTSLLLTLPLSWSFQDLVLLRSEGRVWGIPAAAVVATVPTAGADVRPSKDRMEFIYQGNRIPISSFAAAIGAGLPEETEQVVVLATRAGRVAVTVPEVLGRQQVAVKGLGPVLAGAPFLTGAAVLGGGEVVAIVDPNRLADQIRALPIPDGQRPRVLAVDDSKGVRQLVAAVLGSQGYDVVVARNAEEGLEQLEAKTFDALVVDFAMPGPDGVELVKAVRRRLPALPVLMVSGVATAADQSRAWEAGVDAYLDKSDLRQGLLVSTLASLLALRNGSSLEVRP, encoded by the coding sequence GTGGATTTGAGCAGCGACGCCGAGTTGCTGGCCATATTTCGTGAGGAACTCACCTCGCGGGCCGAACATCTGGTTGAGGGAGCGCGGGCGCTGAGGAGAGGCGGCGTTGATCCCAGGTACGCATCCGACCTGTTTCGTGACGCTCACACCATCAAGGGATCGTCGAGGATGATGGGTTTCGAGGCGCTCGGTGAAGCCGGAGAGGTTCTCGAGTTTGCGTGGCGATCCATCGCAGACGGCTCTCAGGGCGGCGCCATCGCCGATCTGGCGGCGTGTCTCGAAAAGGCTGCATCGTTGCTCATTCCCACCCTCGACGCGGATCCGCTCGAGGGCACATCACAGCTTCGAGAAGCAATTGCGGCCGTCAAGAAGCCCGTCTCCGTTCCGGAACCCGAATCCACGGATGCGGTGGATCCTCCTGCAGCCAACCTTTCCACACCTGCCGATCTGGGCGGTCTCTTGTCGGCGGTCGAGCGAGGGCTGATCGGCTCGGCCACCCGGGTCGACACGAACAAGCTGTATCGGATGATCAACCGGGCCGCGGAGGCGAGGCTGGATGCGGACGCCCTCTCCGATGCGGTACGAGCGCTTCGACTCACTGCGGGTAATCCGAGAGAGGTCGCATCTCTCGCTGCCCGATGGGAGTCGGCCGTCGAGTCGATGGACGATGCAGTTCGAGATCTGCAGGATCGCGCCTTGGAGCTGGTTTCAGAACGATTCGGGGTGATCACGTCGACGTTCCCTCAGTTCGTTCACTATCTGGCCCGCCGCACCGGCAAAGAGGTGCATCTGGAACTCACCGGCGCCGAGGTGGAGGTGGATCGTCAGATCCTCGAACATCTGCGTGAGCCTCTTCGGCACCTGGTGGTCAATGCGGTCGACCACGGGATCGAATCCCCGGCAGAGCGTGCGGAGGCGGGGAAGCCGACGACCGGCCGTGTCGTCGTCAGAGCTGCTGCTTCGGACGGTCAGCTGCGCATCTCCGTGGAGGACGATGGCCGCGGAATCGACTGGAGCGTGGTTCGCAATGCTGCCATAGCTCGCGAGATCAATCCGGGTGAGGTCGGATCCGATCTTTCCGGCCTGCTGTTCCGGTCGGGTTTCTCGACCGTTGCGGAACCGTCCGATCTGAGCGGAGACGGGGCGGGTCTCGCTCTGGTCGCCGAACTCGCAGACCATGTCAACGGCGGGATCACCATCGAGTCCCGTCCCGGTGCCGGTACATCGCTGCTGCTGACGCTGCCACTGTCGTGGTCGTTCCAGGACCTCGTCCTCCTTCGATCCGAGGGGAGGGTCTGGGGGATCCCGGCGGCCGCGGTCGTCGCCACGGTGCCGACCGCCGGGGCGGACGTTCGGCCCAGTAAGGATCGCATGGAGTTCATCTATCAAGGGAACCGCATCCCGATCAGCTCCTTTGCCGCTGCGATCGGCGCGGGGCTTCCCGAGGAGACGGAGCAGGTCGTCGTGCTGGCCACGCGAGCGGGAAGGGTGGCGGTCACCGTCCCTGAGGTGCTGGGGAGACAACAGGTCGCGGTCAAGGGTCTCGGTCCGGTACTGGCGGGAGCGCCGTTCCTCACTGGAGCTGCGGTGCTGGGCGGCGGCGAGGTCGTCGCAATCGTCGATCCGAATCGACTGGCCGACCAGATTCGGGCGCTCCCGATTCCCGACGGGCAACGGCCCCGGGTCTTGGCCGTCGACGACTCGAAAGGTGTTCGGCAGCTGGTCGCTGCAGTCCTCGGCAGCCAGGGGTATGACGTTGTCGTGGCCCGCAACGCCGAAGAGGGCCTGGAGCAACTCGAAGCCAAGACCTTCGATGCGCTGGTGGTCGACTTCGCGATGCCCGGACCCGACGGTGTGGAACTCGTCAAGGCGGTCCGCAGGCGCCTCCCTGCGCTTCCGGTCCTCATGGTCTCCGGCGTGGCGACCGCGGCCGACCAATCGAGGGCATGGGAAGCGGGCGTGGACGCCTACCTCGACAAGTCCGATCTTCGCCAGGGTCTGCTCGTCTCGACGCTTGCTTCCTTGCTGGCGCTGAGGAATGGGAGTTCGCTGGAGGTTCGGCCGTGA
- the pleD gene encoding response regulator PleD encodes MKVLVADDSPVIRAVVTSLLCEAGFEVVTASDGFEAIKAFYAELPDLVLLDIKMPKMTGYVVCRLIKEDYTVAHIPVLILTALDSAEDRYWSEKSGADGYLTKESLGQDLVGAIRSARATRALSELNRDQEPKQLDTVDVLARVTDLLDRKLFDATIINDIVTMATRPGDLAGTLGELLHILRRFVGFDVAAIALASEKRMAARLESTLSRGEFDEFKRLVAGHLDQLSAVKVSPDELGVWFAEPPGFGWTDSGQGWPSFFAMSLRSRGEVLGILALASRRAGQFTPQVARTLRMVEFPMAAVVDSASYHQKLLEQEARLSLSSLYGDPHG; translated from the coding sequence GTGAAAGTGCTCGTCGCCGACGACAGTCCGGTCATCCGGGCGGTGGTCACTTCGCTTCTGTGCGAGGCGGGATTCGAGGTCGTGACCGCGAGTGATGGCTTCGAGGCGATCAAGGCTTTCTACGCGGAGCTTCCGGATCTCGTGCTGCTGGATATCAAGATGCCGAAGATGACCGGCTACGTGGTCTGTCGTCTCATCAAGGAGGATTACACGGTCGCACACATCCCCGTGCTGATTCTCACGGCCTTGGACTCCGCCGAGGACCGCTATTGGAGCGAGAAGTCCGGTGCGGACGGCTATCTGACCAAGGAATCGCTCGGTCAGGATCTTGTGGGGGCCATCCGATCTGCGAGGGCGACCAGAGCCCTGTCGGAGCTGAACCGGGATCAAGAACCCAAGCAACTCGACACCGTCGACGTGCTGGCGAGAGTCACGGACCTTCTGGACCGCAAGCTGTTCGACGCCACGATCATCAACGACATTGTCACGATGGCGACCCGTCCGGGGGACCTTGCCGGAACTCTCGGAGAACTGCTGCACATTCTCCGGCGTTTCGTCGGCTTCGATGTTGCCGCAATCGCGCTTGCTTCGGAGAAGAGGATGGCGGCACGGCTCGAGAGCACACTTTCGCGCGGTGAGTTCGACGAGTTCAAACGTCTTGTGGCAGGGCATCTCGATCAGCTGTCGGCAGTGAAGGTGAGTCCGGACGAGTTGGGGGTCTGGTTCGCCGAGCCGCCGGGGTTCGGCTGGACGGACTCCGGGCAGGGTTGGCCTTCGTTCTTCGCGATGAGCCTTCGTTCCCGTGGGGAGGTTCTGGGGATTCTGGCCCTCGCTTCCCGGCGTGCCGGCCAGTTCACACCGCAGGTGGCCCGCACGCTGAGGATGGTGGAGTTCCCCATGGCGGCTGTGGTCGATTCGGCCTCCTACCACCAGAAACTTCTGGAGCAGGAGGCGCGGCTGAGTCTGTCGTCCCTCTACGGCGACCCCCACGGGTAG
- the phoR_4 gene encoding alkaline phosphatase synthesis sensor protein PhoR, translated as MLNFIAGTAVVLSIAAVIWALRSNAAARTREAAAKESAERARQMKDEFVSMVSHELRTPLTSIAGFAEALRESWRTSREEEVDEFLDIIRNQAQHLHELVEDILVLPRLQAGRLPLHPEEFELTPLAHEVVSLVSPPGEKREAAVAIPGGVMVNADRRRVFQVLRNLFENAVKYGGDQVLIEGSPYGRRYLVVVSDNGPGIQDEEVDRMFVRFEQRSKGDARSDQGIGLGLPIALQLAQAMGGDLWYEHRFPTGSRFCFTIALAGVPEDGPEALARHPEELRSAYEGL; from the coding sequence ATGCTGAACTTCATTGCGGGAACAGCGGTCGTGCTCTCGATCGCGGCTGTCATCTGGGCACTCCGGTCGAACGCGGCGGCCCGCACACGTGAGGCTGCCGCCAAGGAGTCGGCCGAACGGGCCCGGCAGATGAAGGACGAATTCGTCTCGATGGTGAGCCATGAGTTGCGAACGCCGCTGACTTCGATCGCCGGCTTCGCAGAAGCCCTCAGAGAATCCTGGCGCACGAGCAGGGAGGAAGAAGTCGACGAGTTCCTCGACATCATTCGTAACCAGGCGCAGCACTTGCACGAGCTCGTCGAAGACATCCTCGTACTTCCTCGTCTCCAGGCGGGGAGGCTGCCCCTGCACCCGGAGGAGTTCGAACTCACGCCACTCGCTCACGAAGTGGTCAGCCTGGTGAGCCCTCCCGGGGAGAAGCGAGAGGCAGCCGTCGCGATTCCGGGCGGGGTCATGGTGAACGCCGACCGGAGGCGGGTGTTTCAGGTGCTTCGCAATCTGTTCGAGAACGCGGTGAAGTACGGTGGCGACCAGGTACTCATCGAGGGCAGCCCGTATGGGCGTCGCTACCTCGTCGTCGTGTCCGACAACGGCCCCGGAATCCAAGACGAAGAAGTCGACCGGATGTTCGTCCGCTTCGAGCAAAGGTCGAAGGGAGACGCGCGATCGGATCAGGGGATCGGTCTCGGCCTTCCGATCGCCCTGCAGCTCGCACAAGCCATGGGTGGGGACCTCTGGTATGAACACCGGTTCCCGACCGGGTCGAGGTTCTGTTTCACCATCGCACTGGCGGGTGTGCCGGAGGATGGACCGGAGGCCCTGGCCCGTCACCCGGAGGAACTGCGATCCGCCTACGAAGGTCTCTGA
- the pcrA_3 gene encoding ATP-dependent DNA helicase PcrA has product MRERSLTDSLLLDDLNPVQRDAVAATEGPVLVVAGAGSGKTRVLTYRIAHLIRDLGVAPQSILAITFTNKAAGEMRDRAETLVGSRVRAMTISTFHSACARILRREAHRLGYRSGFSIYDDADAVRLVTMCIRDLDMDPKRFPPRNMRAAISDAKNEMIDFETYKVQGAGFYHEQVADVYRLYQQRLLEASAMDFDDLLMVTVELFGAFPEVLEHYQRRWQYVMVDEYQDTNRAQYMLVKQLAAAHRNLCVVGDSDQSIYGWRGADIRNILDFEKDYPDAKVVVLDRNYRSTEVILEAANAVIANNVSRKPKHLWTDRGRGEPVVRYQAEDERDEAAFVAEQIGSLEEAGYTASDVAVFYRTNAQSRVLEEVFVRYALPYQVVGGVKFYERREVKDVLAYLRALVNPDDEVALKRVINVPKRGLGSTSIAHVDRFAQGRGISFHDALVAVDDEPHLAVRARKQIKEFVALLDVLRERAADGAKAALEAVLAETGYLAEMEAERTIEALGRVENLRELVSVAEEYEAGAAGTLVDDEEWDELPGLRRLELFLESISLVTDLDELDEGTDAVTLMTLHTAKGLEFPVIFLIGMDDGVFPHARSLGDPDQLEEERRLCYVGITRAQDRLFVTNAWSRMLWGGTNYNPPSRFLSEIPDSLTETTKRARRRPDREQVKRRETVRVLDLAIGDRVRHDKWGSGTVRRIVGSGDRAEATVAFDEMGEKRLLLAWAPLTKV; this is encoded by the coding sequence ATGCGCGAGCGTTCCCTGACCGATTCGTTGCTGCTCGACGACCTGAACCCGGTGCAGCGTGATGCGGTCGCGGCCACCGAAGGTCCGGTATTGGTCGTCGCCGGCGCCGGGTCGGGCAAGACGAGGGTGCTCACCTATCGGATCGCTCACCTGATCCGCGACCTGGGCGTGGCCCCTCAGTCGATTCTTGCGATCACCTTCACCAACAAGGCTGCGGGAGAGATGCGCGACCGGGCCGAGACGCTGGTCGGATCCCGTGTGCGGGCGATGACGATCTCGACGTTTCACAGTGCATGTGCCCGGATCCTGCGCCGGGAGGCACATCGGCTCGGCTATCGGTCCGGGTTCTCCATCTACGACGACGCCGACGCCGTACGGCTCGTCACGATGTGCATACGCGACCTCGACATGGATCCGAAACGGTTCCCTCCACGAAACATGCGAGCGGCGATCTCGGACGCGAAGAACGAGATGATCGACTTCGAGACCTACAAGGTCCAGGGTGCCGGGTTCTATCACGAGCAGGTCGCAGACGTCTACCGCCTGTACCAGCAGAGACTGTTGGAGGCCTCCGCAATGGACTTCGACGATCTCTTGATGGTCACCGTCGAGTTGTTCGGCGCGTTCCCCGAGGTGCTCGAGCACTATCAGCGGCGCTGGCAGTACGTGATGGTCGACGAGTATCAGGACACCAACCGCGCGCAGTACATGCTCGTGAAACAGCTCGCCGCCGCTCACCGGAACCTGTGTGTCGTGGGCGACAGCGACCAGTCGATCTATGGGTGGCGTGGCGCGGACATCCGCAACATCCTCGACTTCGAGAAGGACTATCCGGACGCCAAGGTCGTGGTCCTCGATCGCAACTACCGCTCCACCGAGGTGATCCTCGAAGCGGCGAACGCGGTGATCGCCAACAACGTTTCCCGCAAGCCGAAGCATCTGTGGACCGACCGCGGTCGGGGAGAACCGGTCGTTCGCTACCAGGCGGAGGACGAACGCGACGAAGCGGCATTCGTGGCCGAGCAGATCGGCTCTCTCGAAGAGGCCGGATACACGGCGTCCGATGTTGCGGTGTTCTATCGGACCAACGCGCAGAGCAGGGTGCTCGAGGAGGTGTTCGTTCGCTACGCCCTCCCATATCAGGTGGTCGGCGGCGTGAAGTTCTACGAACGCAGGGAGGTCAAGGACGTCCTCGCGTATCTGCGAGCGCTGGTCAACCCTGACGACGAGGTGGCCCTCAAGCGGGTCATCAACGTGCCGAAACGGGGCCTCGGCTCCACGTCGATCGCACACGTCGACCGTTTCGCGCAAGGGCGTGGGATCAGCTTCCACGACGCCCTTGTCGCCGTCGACGATGAGCCGCACCTGGCCGTACGGGCGCGCAAACAGATCAAGGAGTTCGTCGCGTTGCTCGATGTGCTGCGCGAGCGTGCCGCGGATGGGGCGAAGGCCGCCCTGGAGGCGGTGTTGGCCGAGACCGGGTATCTCGCAGAGATGGAGGCGGAGCGGACGATCGAGGCGCTCGGGCGGGTCGAGAACCTGCGGGAGCTGGTGTCGGTCGCCGAAGAGTACGAGGCAGGTGCCGCGGGGACGCTGGTGGATGACGAGGAGTGGGACGAGCTTCCGGGCCTTCGGAGACTGGAGCTGTTCCTCGAGTCGATCAGCCTCGTCACGGACCTCGACGAGCTCGACGAGGGTACGGACGCCGTGACGCTGATGACGCTGCACACGGCCAAGGGTCTCGAGTTCCCGGTGATCTTCCTGATCGGCATGGACGACGGCGTGTTCCCGCATGCGCGATCGTTGGGTGACCCGGACCAGCTCGAGGAGGAACGCAGGCTCTGTTATGTGGGCATCACTCGGGCGCAGGACCGTCTGTTCGTCACGAACGCCTGGAGTCGGATGCTGTGGGGCGGGACGAACTACAACCCGCCGAGCCGGTTCCTGTCCGAGATCCCCGACTCGCTGACCGAGACGACAAAGCGGGCCCGTCGGCGTCCTGATCGAGAGCAGGTCAAACGTCGTGAGACGGTTCGTGTGCTCGATCTGGCGATCGGTGATCGGGTCCGCCACGACAAGTGGGGGTCCGGAACCGTGCGGCGAATCGTCGGTTCGGGTGACCGTGCAGAAGCGACGGTCGCCTTCGACGAGATGGGCGAGAAGCGCCTGCTGCTCGCCTGGGCGCCGCTGACCAAGGTGTAA